The Thermanaerothrix sp. genome contains a region encoding:
- a CDS encoding methionine adenosyltransferase domain-containing protein, giving the protein LSPAGIIKTLDLLRPIYRRTATYGHFGRDGFSWEKTDKVDALKRAVK; this is encoded by the coding sequence ATCTTTCCCCGGCGGGAATTATTAAGACCCTGGATCTCTTAAGGCCTATCTATCGTCGTACCGCTACCTATGGACATTTTGGGCGAGACGGCTTTAGCTGGGAAAAAACCGATAAGGTGGATGCCCTGAAGAGGGCGGTAAAGTAA